The genomic DNA CCCAGGAAACAAATCCCAAGGGGCAAGAGACTAAGCACTTATCTTGCCTAAAGGAGGCGGGGCCCATTCATCGGCATTTACACATTGGGCTAGTGAAGTTCTTAGCGTGCTTAACTCATGGACCGCTTAGCGTTCGGTCAGAGCACTGCAGAACTAAGAGGGACCTTCAAGATTGACTCTCAGGTTCCACTCCCTTGATGTGCTGATGAGGGAACAGAAATGCAGGCACAGGGTCTGAGAGGCCCAAGGTCACGGGCCGGGTCAGGGAAGCACAGACAGTCCCAGTCACCTCAGCTGCAGGTCAGAACAGCCCTACCTACACACACATAAGGCCTTGTCCCAAAGCAGTAAAGTCCTAGGGTCGCCACCGGGTTCCAACTGGGCACCGAGCTGAAGTCTCTCCAAATTGTCCTTTGGTTCTCACCAGTAAAAACTCCCAGATCCGCTGTGGAGTAAACATTCAACACCCAGTTACCAAGAGAAACAACGGACACTGCCCACCAAAGCCACTGTCCCTGTGGTCTATCCATGCACAAAATCAAAACATTTTCTCCAGGTTTATGGTGGGGTGGGAAGTGCGGGCAGGGAAGGGGCTGTTCTGATGTGTGTATAGAATGTGTAGCAAGTTTGCCTTATCCATGTGAATTCCCGTGTTACTGGACCCCAGTTTTAAAAGGTAGCTTTCAAACAACTCCAAAACAATTGGCCTCCTCTTCCCAAATCTCAGCTTGTATACATGAAGTGGAGCCCAACCCCTGGATGCCCTCCCAAGCCTCTCCTCTGGAGAGTAGTTGCATGTGTGCGTACaggctaagtcgattcagtcacctcttgactctttgtgaccctaggcactgtagcccatgaaattctccaggcaagaatgctggagtgggttgccatgccctcctccaggggatcttcccaacccagggatggaacctgcatctcttgtgtctcctgcactgacaggtgggttctttactactggtgccacctgggaagcctggagggtAGGCTATAGCTTGTCAGACACTGTGCCCACACGTCTAATGGATCATCTCTTCTTTGATTGTATTCGTCAGGGCCTCAGTCCCATCTGTACTTGGGGAACTCCCGGGCAAGGGCTATTCTCGCTCCCTCTGTGTGACTGGGACCTGACTCTTCTGGCCGtgggtctgggcttcccaggggttcagtggtaaaaagaatcaGCGCAACTgtctacacacacatataccaacaTCTGGTACATGGTAGAGTGTGGTTCCATCTGGTAGAGTGTGCAGCTTAGAGTTTTGAACTGTTTTATTCCACCTGTATGCCGAGTTCCTCCAGGACAAGCAAGGAAAGTGCAAAAAGGTGCTTTCAAAGGGCATTTTTAACAGTACAGAAAGGGTGCCAGGAGGCACATTCCCAAAACCAAAACCGAAGCGATGTGCAATGATCATCTGTAAGGACAACGTGTTAGGCCATGTTCACAAAGACCTCATCCCATCTGGGCAGTAAAGAGCTTCCCCCTACCTCTGTATGCCACATCCAGGAAACTAGAAAGACACACACGCACgcgtgcacacagacacacacacacaaggcgcGCGGCACGGACACTGCAGCAAAGTCAGAAGCAGACTGTGGTCAGACAGGCTCTGGTCACTAGCTCTGCCGCCTTCCTGTTGTGTGCTCTTAGCTAAGTTACTCACTTGGCTTCCCTGAGCCTCTGTGTCATCACGTGTATAATGGGTTTGCAAACACTTCCCGCAGAGCGTTGCTGGGGCAGTTCAGTGAGCCCAAGCCCCTGAAGTGCCACATCTATGACAGGGAAGCCTCTTGGCCAGCTCTGCCTGTAGAGTCTAGAATTTTAACCCACTATTATAGAGAAAGTACCGAGTAACAGAGGATAGAAACCCAAATGAATGAGATCCCTGGACAGTTCAATCAGGAAGCTTTCAACTTGTCAGAATAAGAAAGTCCCAGTTccccgtgctgtgctgtgctttagtcagactctctgtgacgccatggactatagcccaccaggctcctctctccatgggattctccaggcaagaatactggagtgggttgccaggccctcctccaggggatcttcccaacccagggatcgaacccaggtctcccgcaatgcaagcggattctttactgtctgagccaccaaggaagcccagttaaCCTACCAATTCCTTAGCACACTCTTTGTCAGACTGGAATGACTCCCGTAGTAAGAACCAAGGCCTACACCCCTGCATATACGTCATTGCCCAAGCATCTATCTGTTACTCTGTGGACACAGGATATCACCCGTGAGCCACAGCCCTGTGGCAGCACTAACCCAAACATACCTTGGACAGGGCAGGGGGCACTAATCAGACTTGATTCTTATTTGGCTCCTTCCCAAAAGCAATGCCAGTGCTTTAATCAGAGCTTACAATGACGGGGGTGGCACACGGGGGCTGCCTGTGCTCTAGACAAACGAGAGCTGTGCATTTGGGGGAAACAGCAGCAAAAAGTCTGCCACGGTAGAAACAGTCAAGGACGCGGTGGCCATCATTTTTCCCTGGAAGTCAGAAAAGCGTTAGATGGTTTCTGGAAGTCTCTGCTAGTCCTGTGACCTTTTGACAAATCCACCCTGCCTGTTAGCTATGTGACATCCCCAAACAGTGGTACTGAGCCCAGGAGGCCCATAAGCAGCAACTTTCGGGTGTTGCCAGGTCCAAACACTGAAGTATGTGGCACAAATAGCTAGGTTTGAACCAGGATAATGGCCAGCCAACTCTGAAAAAGGCCGAGGCACATGTGGGATGCTTGGCGTGGTACGTACTCTTTCCTTGCTGCTAAAAATCCACTTAGAGTCTTCCTCCCCAAACCTATGACCCGTCAGACCCCCACTTTCCTTCACCTGGTGTTCTAacctcatgaaaaagaaaatcataattatCACCACATGTTGGTTACTGTTCTCCTAGAAACAATCAATCACAGTAGCATTGTAACTTTAGTGGCTAGCAGGTACAAGAAATGATCAAGGAAAAGGAGCGATGCTTTCAGAATAAAGGAACACCCAAACATAAAAGTGAAGTCTTTCAAATACTtcttttaagtattatttttttaaaaaaatggcagtAATGGCACTTAAGCTGCAAGCAATGAAAACAATTCAATCTTCTCGTACAAGGGTTGGTTTGAGGGagtccttttccttttgtttgcaaATAGCAGGATAGGACCTGGTGTCACTGTGTCTACCCTAAGACACCCAAAGGGACGAGAAGCCCTGAGAAGGAACGATGCCATGGTCCTCCTTGGTATGTCTCAGACATGCAGGACATCTATGTTTACAAACATTTAGGATCAGCTAGACAGGACAGTAAGCCACTGGCATCATGCAAGGCAATAGTTTTggtatttttcccccttttatcaaAACCAATTGTAACAGAAGTTCCACTAGAAAAGTGAACATGAACATTTCAAAACCAGTTTGTTTTCACCATTGCACCCTTTCGGTGCCTTTTCAGCGCACCGTGCACTGAGGTTTGGTTTTTGCCTGTCATCACGCAGCGGCTGAGGTTGAGTGTTCACCAATGCTTGCGAGTTGGATTGGACCtgtgaaaaagacaaaattcagCAGGCTTCTGTCATTGGTTAAGGTGATATCCACAGTgtgatgtgacttttttttctcttgtaatgaGGAAAGCAATTGCACCTTTTGATACGTGTGCTCTCATCTGCTTCCAACAAATTCTAGGTGCTCTTGGGTCCCAGGGACATTCATCTGGAGCTTAGAAAAGACTAGGGATGCACTGAACGGTTTTGTCTCAAAATCGGAGCTCAGAGCAACATTCCAGCATGTCCACTCTGACCCCAAGTGACAAGGACCAGTCCACCTCCCAGTCCAGGCCCcttgtgcatgcgtgcacacattACTGACAGTGGGTTCAGGAAACAACTTCCTTTAAAAGACACACCTGTTCCTTTCAGACGGCTGGTCTACAGAATAGCTGCCCTTTCGCGCCCTTCGGAGCGGGTCGGCGCTGCCCAGGGCGACCGCATCCATTGTCGGCATATGCCCTGGACCTCGGCGGCCATGACCTCCCTCTCCCGCGAAGGCGCCCTGGGTGTCCCGCGGCTGTGATCAAAAGCCAAGTCCTTGTTCTTTTGATTCCCTTTTGGCAGAGCGAGCTTGCTTTCTCGGTCGTTTATGGCACAGTGAAGTATCTTCTTCGACGCTATGTAATTTCGGACTAACGAGAAGTCTTAAGGCACGTGTCTCAGggtgaatatatttaaaaacaaacaaacgaaagaCAAGGCTGGGTCACGTCCACTGCGTCCTCCCCGCTTAGTTTCTGGCTTCGAGCAGCGCGCTGCTGTCACGCTCCGCGTCTTTGGCGTCGGCGGGTCCCACGCTGTCCCCCGCGCCGGCCGGCGGCTGGGCACAGTCGGTGAGCACAGCGGTGCTGGAGTGGCCCGAGCTGCACCCCTTGTCCgtgtcctcctccttcttctcctcgTCCAGGGAGTAGTGGCGGAGGGTCCTGTAGAACCTGTGCACGTCCTCGGGCAGGGCCTTCCGGAGGTCCCGGTTCTTCCTCTTGGTGAGCCTGGAGGCGGAGCCCAGCTTGTTGACGATGTTGTCCTCGGAGGCGCCCTGCCCGCGCTTCTGCAGCGGCTCGGACGCCTGCAGCCGCAGGTTGTTGGGCCGGTGGTCGATGCTCTCCTGGGACGAGGCCTTGCAGCGGCCCGCGTCGAGCGCGGCGAACACCGAGCGCTTCTCGGGCGAGAGCATGTCGAGCGAGTGCGCCCGCTGGTCCAGGCCCAGGCGCCGGCGCTCCATGCTGCGGATGGTGGCGGCGCGCTGCAGCTTGTCATGGATCTCCACGCTCAGCCGCCGCCGCGTCTCCCGGAACTCGGCCGTCACGTTAGCCTTCCACTCGGCCGCGTGCGCCTTGATCTCGCCCACCTGGCGGAGAGACGGGGCGACGACCGGGCGCTGAGacactgccccccgccccacgCCCCGCGCCCAGGCGCCCGCCACTGGCCCCCCATCGCCGCCACCCCCGTCGCTGCCATCCCCCCGCGCCCGGGCACCCGCctccgcccgcccccgccccccactgcaCCCCCCTCCATCGCTACCACcgccccatccccccacccccaacgcccccaccccccaacgcccccaccccccatcgCACCCATTCCCCAATCGCCACGACCTTCCACTGCCACCAGCCCCCCATCGCCACCACCCTCCCGTGCCCGCAGCCCTCGGGGGTCCTCGAGGGAAGGAGGCCCAGAGGCGGCGGCTTTGCGTCCGCCCCGCCAAGGGAAGGAGAGGCTACTTCCACCCTCGCCCTTCCCGCTCAGGACTAAGGTGCCTCCGAGAGGCGCACGTGCTGGGCAACCCGACCGCCGCCGGACACCTGGATTCGGGGACGGACCTGACTTAGCGTCTGTTGGGTTCACCCTTCCGTGGTCCGGCGTCATTCCTGCTGCATAACTCGGAGGCAGTCTTGTCTAGCTCAGAGCTTTTCCTGTTACGTGAGGTAGCCGGGCACCTAGCTCGGCCCTGGGCACAAAGCAGTATCCAGCGGGtcctctgccctgccctgtcCCTCCAAGACCTCTGTCTGGGTTAGAGTGCTCCACCCGTCCCCATTAGCCTGAAAATGGCCTAGTGCTAAAAAGGAAAGTCCTGTGTCGCCCCATATCTAGGCAGTGTTGTCTATGACCTTGTGCTGTCTGGCTTGCGCTGGTTTAagaccactcccccacccccacgcagGGTACCTGATAACCAAGTTTCCATGTTCAGGGTGCAGGGAGGGGACATCTTCTGCCAAAGCCCACAGAACGTGTGCTTTCTCAGAGCAAAGTCTTGCATGAGGATCAAGACCAACTCTCTAGGCTTTATTGCAGCAGGACTGTTAGTAtaagactcgactgagcgactgacctgaactgaacatgcTTTCCTATGCAGAGGAGTAACTCGGATTTTTGCGCTGAGAAATGTCAATATTTATGTTGTTGAGTGTTCTCTTTTGTTATGGCTGATTTTCAGCAGGTCAGTTAGCTCTCTGGGGAGTCAGACTGGAGACTGCTTCTGCAAGCCAGGAAAATTAAACCTCTGCCCCAAGGAATGGTGTGGGAGATGGCGCCATCTAAGGCGGCTCTCCCAGGACACTCCGCTGGGAATGTCTGCACCCTGGGCAGGGAACGGTCGCCCTTAAACAGGCTGTCCCTCTGTTTCTTTAGGTTttatctcctttcctttctttactgcttttcttctctttacccttcttctttcttatctcttttcctctctttccagaAGAACTACatggacattctttttttttttttttttaatcacaaaatctACATTTGCTCCCTAGCCATTCCTTTTCTTGCCTGTGTGTAGGCTTCCATGCACATTGCTTTGAGGAAGGAAGGGCCGTTGTGTGTGTGCTGCTGGCCGAAGACGTATATTTGTTTCTACAGATCTGACAACCCAGAGGGGACATGAGTGAAAGGGAGCCCGTGAGTTCACCCCCCACGGCCGGCCACAGTTCAATAACTTCAGTCTCATATGGAATTGAGGAAAATGCACACGTTTGCTGATTGGGGGCAATTGCACACCTCCCCCAACTGCAGTCTACCTATGCTGACTAtgtctgggtattttttttttcacttccttttttaaaaataagttgctGTTTACTAGTTTTTCCAGGAGCTGTGGGCTGGTGAGTCACCAGATTTTTCTCACCTGCtaaaaaagaatccagaaataacTGCTATCCCATTTAACGTGGCGTTTAAAACCATTCAAGGATTCAAAACAAGGATGTCTAGGAGGCCTCCACTTAGTAGGAGATAGTCTAGTCCATAGAAGAGAGACAGGTAATTCTTGAGACGAGAATGTTCCTGACCTCGGGAACTTTCAGAGAATCTGGAAGGAATCCTAcctcctcttttgtctttttagaTAAAACGCGTAGCCAATCTCCGATCATGCTGAGGACAGCGGCAAAGTAGGCGAGGCCAACGAGGATCCAGAACCACACCAGGGGCTTGTACCACTCCCGGTAATTGATGCCGGCGTTTCCCCCTGAAAACAAGCGCTACTTTAACCAGGATCTGGCAAACGGTCGTCGCAGACCAAACGCATCCCAGTCCGTGTAGCAGAGATGCGGTCGCATCACCATCCGACACTCAGCTGTCGGCCTGCTGTAGACGCGATGTGGCAAGGGTGGGAGGGCAAGGAAAAGTCGAGTCTCTTCCCCAAAAGAGCCTGACCTGTGGCTTCACTTATTTTGAATCTTGACCAATAATCTCAATACATCATGTGCTGCGATTAGTTGCTCAATcttgttcgactctgcgaccccgtggactgtagcccgccaggctcctctgtccatgggattctcctggcgagaatactggagtgggtagcctatcccttctccagaggattttcccaacccaggaatcgaactggggtctcctgccttgcaggcggattctttactagctgagctaccagggaagcccttaacacaCAATacataataacaaaaaatatgtCAGTGACCAGCCTGATCCATCCAGTTTAAACTTGAGCTTGACAATGAATGGCTTGAATTAGAGGACAACAGAGCAGGCCCAGTttcaagttttgtgttttttttttttttaattttcttattggGGTGTAGTTGATTTTGTCAAGTTTTTCTTAAACTGccttaaatttaataaaaaataaaagaccgtTAAATAATCTCAAATGGTTTGGAACTCTTGGCACCATTTCCTCCTTAAGCACACGTGCATTTACCAAGACAGAAGTAGGTGTGTGGAAGTAAAGTCAGACTTGATGGTATCCCTGAGACTGAGACCCAGGCAATAGTGATTTAAGGCTGAGCAAATGATGGTGTTTACATAATGCTGATCCATAGGGTCAATTAGACCGAGTCAATTAGAATCACTGTGTGAGAATAAAAAGGGACCTTCAAGGCCAGCTAGTTCAAtccctttattttacaaatagggATTATAGTAAAAAATCCATCAAACCAAATTGACTAGTTGCCTGACTGCATTGACTGGCTGGCTGTTCCATTGAAAAGACCAGTCGTTTATTCCAAGTAAATAGCCTATTTATTCTAGACCTTCTGCAAGCCTGCCCAAGGTAGCCAAGCAACAGAGAGATTCTAAGCCCAGCCCCCTCTCATAAAGTGAAGACACTTCATGAAATACCTGTCTGTGAGATGTCATTTTCCAATGAAGCCGGCTTGTGGCCATTTCTAAGAAAATCGACATTAGCCATGGATTGGTAATTACTGTGCCAAATGGTGAATGGTCACTGGACTTTCCCGCTGGGTTGTGGTGGTAACCTCACGTAGCACCTTTGAGTCTGCACTGAGCTCTTATGGTATCAGTAATACCTCCCACAGGCGGCTGGGCAGGCTCTGTGGCTTGTGGTACTTCTCAGTTTGCAACAGAGCCCACAAGGTCTCCATAGATACCGCCACTTCTGAAAATTAGAATTCCAAACCTTGCTAGAGGGCTCTGTGGTAAACCCCACTTGGTTTGGTTTAACTGCCTTGCTTTTCCCTTTCAGGCAATTCTTGCCCTCTCCCTAGCTTTCTCTAGGATACTGTTGGACTTTCTGCAACATGAAGTGAGTCTTGAGGTTCATTTCATCTCTGCACTAGGCAGGAGAACTCTGCCACTTTTTCCTGGGAGCTCTCGGAAAGTAAATATTTACCAACCAATCACCATCGTCCACAAAAGATTGTCACTAGGGCGCGCTAGCAAACAAGGCAGGAAACACCTTCTGCCTGTTGGTTTATGAGCTGCTGGCCTGGAATTCAAGTGCTGTCAGTCAGGGTTGCAAAATGCTTGTTGGGTTGTTAGACTGTCCTAAAGTGAGTCAGCTACAAAATAAACCAGCACTTAATCCTGCGTGGTGATTGATGTTCTGATTCTGTTTCCAAGCTGATGCCTTGTCAAATCACAGCAACCATCAGCTCTTGttaatgtatctttttaaaagatggacAGCCTTCCCTCTCGCTCTGAGAGTATTGCCAAAAAGGCTTTGAAACACTTCCAGGGTTCCAAGGCAGCAGTGCTTCAGACTGGTCTCTGTAAGCTATGGAAATGGCAGCTTAGAAGGGCCTGGTCCAATTGCGGTCAGCACCATGAATTATAACAGACCCAAGTCTGCAGAGACTACGGGGCAAAGGAAATATGGTTCTGTAATCAGAGGTAGGTGAGGCAATTAAAACAGTACTACGcagctcaatattctgtgataacctgaatgggaaaagaatagatgcatatatgtgtatgactgaatcgctttgctgtacaccggacactaacacaacattgtcaatcaactatatttcaatagaaattttaaaaagtttttttaaaaagaaaggtacTCTGCAGGAGACATATTTACATGTACAGTGGTTACTGTTATCAAAACCCACAGGAAAGCATGTCCATTTCCTCTGACCCAATTACAaccaaaatagacttttaaactTTCTAACAGTTCTTTGTATTTATCTATACACTTGGCCATTAGATTCATTACAATCTTCCATCGCTAAAGAtcactaaaaaacaaaagaacaaagccATGCTATGTCTGTGGCTGTGGAGGTCACAGCCTTTCCAGGTAAGTAAACATCAGGCCAAGTGCCAGTGTGTGCTAAGTGCTCACGGCCCATCGTGGCTCATAAGGATAAATAATAAACTTATATCATAAGCAGTTTTATGAATCTCCTGTTCCCCAGGCTGTGCTATTTGTGACCCAGATCAACAGACTGAACGGAGCAACCGATTAGAGAGCAGGGTTTGCCCCACGTGTCCTCCAGAAGACAGTCCTCTGGACAGGCCAGAGTTAGCACAGAGGACTCTCTGCAGTTACGGCAGAGTGCAGACGATACTTTAGGGAACTTAAAGATGTCAGTGAAATATCTCCAAACTGCAGCTGGGATTGGAACCTCAGTGAGTTTCGCCACAGAGCAGCTATGGATGATGCTAAGGAATTGACCGGATGGTCGCTCTTGGTACTGTCCTCCTGTCTGTGCGCTGTCTGTCCAGAGATTCAGGCCTCTCCTCAAGTGGCACCAAGTGACTTCCTGCCCAAGCTGGGGAGCTGCTCAGCAGTTGAGCATTGAGGACAAGCCAAGACGGGAGGGGCCCCAGGCCTTGGGCTCTGTGTAAGCAATTCTCAGTCACTTTGACTTGGCGAGTTCTTAGTCCTTAAGAcagtcaaaaggaagaaaacattaaaactgctgtttctacAAAGGCAACTTCGGCCTTCACCTTCCTAGCTGGAATAGCTGCAAAACTGCTCTTTCGGTTGCCTGTTTCCTTAGAATTACCATGGAGACAGCAACCTTCAACATCCTTTCCAGAATTTACCCTTTCTCCAGATTCCAGAAGAGGGGATCCCTGGCctctttaaatatataaagttaCGACAGAGTTACTGGGTCAGAGTGTTCACTTCTGGGAGTAGAAACTGAGCATTTGTCTGACCACCCAGAACTAATCCATCTGGAAAGAGATCGGTGGCCTCCTTCTATCCCTACCTTCCCACCACCCTGGGAGAGCGAAACAGGTAAAACGTCAGGTTTCATTTCAGTTTCTAAGCTCCCTGTCCCTAGAAGAATTTGatggtgatttctttttcttccttaagcACGGTTCATTGGCATTTATTTTGACAATGAAGGCTGTTGTGTCTATCTAGATTCATGCAGGATCCATTATAATATTAAATTCCCTTGGGGCAGTTTCCAACTCCAGGTGGTCACCTGGGTCTTTAGTCCTGCATCCGGACATGCCTGGAGCAACTTTTCCAGGGATGGTGACTCTGCCCTCAGCATCAGGAAGCTTCATCTGCAGGTCCCTGCAGGCTAAACTCAACGCTTATCTCTCCAGAGCTTCATTTTTGCCACTTGCTAATATAGCCTTTATTAGTTGATGCAAGGAGCCTTAATACAATTCAGAAGCCTGAAATCCAATGAGAAATTCATTTCAGtcgatgccgggagccagcacgaggagtcccacctgtggcaaaggtcatgaggttaaggggtccgacaggcaaaggcgagtccggccttaagggagcctctcTGGAATTTCTCGAGCATCTAACCCcgaaaccagagtctgcctgccatacTGCATTATGCTTGTCACTTatgcttctgacattaacaggggctctcccccaccaccttcctcttttagaattaacttagagctccagttaataagtctcctgggcataaaaCTAATGTCTCGGGTTAAatccctctgatagctttctaacttacctgaccaGTCTGTCTGGATTTTTACAACTACGCATGTGAATTGTTTATGGCTCCCAACCTCGAGAGGCACGAAgattaaagcatcttaaagatatagagccttttctaaaaagctaaaaattatattggtgatgggtttcactgttgagtcaatgactgctgccaggcctccatattctttatcttttaggcacctgaaggatattaatcaatgtaattggatataggaaaaggaatatagtagttttgatgttagcaacacaagacttttgagttaatgaactttctctttgttataaatcactgtattcctctttctttgttataaatagttgtgtccttgttatgtaagaatgtaactttatttggtgCTTTCTGaaagtggcaccagactttggaaagaacaacactTGTAAggcaaatgagttttctggttgacagacccttatcagaaaagggtcGTAAAATGCTagtaggcctcctggccagaagatgatgtaaatcacctaagacttgtggaTACAGCTAGGGATGCAGGGAGAAAGTCTAgtctcaataagagtcagggctgctgacactgcatgattttgtattatccattgatctctatgtataaccaaaagtataaaagcttttctagacaataaaggatgggccagttcctggaaagactggttcccccgtgtcttcttttctttcttactctattttctggctgattcccatctggggcatagaggctcgccatgtctacttatttgcctgggcttctaagacccacatgagagggagcccaaggcagggcaccctccgctattcaagtgggcgcctggGGCCCTACGTAGACGGTTTAAGTCCCTTGTCTCTGGGCTTTATTGGCTTCCTATGTAcaccaaggaatacagcctctttctctcctctattctcttaactgcaaactctttccttatctctctctaaatctataAATCTCTCTCACCACACCGTCCccacttcaaattaccctggatccactggggctgaaTCCCGGCAAGTCATAATTCATACGATGATGAAGATAGCCTGCCTCCTGAGTCGGGGAGGAGAGAGAGTGGCTTCCTCCCCAGGCAGCAGCCGGCTGCTGTTCCCCCCACAGGGGACTGCAGGTTTGGAGCAAGCCTGTGCCCAGCAGCAGTGATGCTGAGCCTTTCCCACTTGTTCCTCCATCTTTCCCCGTGGTTTGGAAAAGCACTGACCACAGTAAATGCTTTCCCCACCAGGGCCCCGGTGACTGGGATATTCCAGAGTGCTTACCTGCCACAAAATCACCAAAGCCCACCGTGGTGAGGGTGACCACCACAAAGTAAATGGACTCCAGGGCCGTCCACCCCTCGATGTATTTGAAGATGACAGCAGGGATTGTTACAAACACGACACAGCCAGCCAAGATGAACAGGATGGTTGAGATGACCCGGATCTTGGTCtgactcacttgctttttctaaagaagagcaaaggagaaagaaagacagggaagtcagCTCCATCACCCTGGATTCGGAAGACAAGAggtagagagagaggaaaaaaaaaatgtcagtggcTTTGGACCTTTCTTTGTTTGTGGGCAGCTTGGGGAGCATCTGATGAAAGCTGTGGACCCTCTCCTAGAAAAATGTGCAGACCACAGTTTTCAGCTAGTCTCAGTGGTCCTTGGGCAAGAGAACCCTTGAATGTCCTTTGCGTGGTTCCCTGACTACAACCCAAATGCTGACTTCCTAACCCCCTCACTGGTGTAAACGAGACTGCTTCCCAAGAAGGCCATTTTTGCCGCCATTTCTCACGTGGCTTCACTGACcctctgcaggaggcacaggtttgggGGTTCCTTCCACAGTGGTGGTGATGGATTTGCACCTGGCTTCCCTCGAGTCAAAGGGCACATGCTGAAAAAAATGGCTCCTGAGACAGACCAGAAGGTtaggatgaaaagaaaaacacagctgACCTGACCCCACCCTCGGTTGGGACAGGACTCCAACCATCTGCCTGGGTGCTTCTTCACCTTCCCGTGCCCCTCGCCGAGATGGtacatttatatcttttaaaacacaTGTGTTTGAGTCAGTGCTGTGCTCGTCATGTTTGCTGGCTGTATAAGCATCAGGGGACAGGGCAGGAGTCCACGTTGAATGGCAGGCTCAGTGTCTACAATGAATAACAGAAGCTCCATCTCAAGTCAGCTTCTGAAGGATTCAGTAGCTAAGAGGTGAAGAGGCACCTAGACTGGGAATGACCCTGATATTGGGGTGAAGAAGTCATACC from Ovis aries strain OAR_USU_Benz2616 breed Rambouillet chromosome 7, ARS-UI_Ramb_v3.0, whole genome shotgun sequence includes the following:
- the KCNK10 gene encoding potassium channel subfamily K member 10; amino-acid sequence: MKFPIETPRKQVNWDPKVAVPAAAPPACPPKAAANGAPPAPRLAVSSRAAVVARMEGAAQGGLQTVMKWKTVVAIFVVVVVYLVTGGLVFRALEQPFESSQKNTIALEKAEFLRDHICVSPQELETLIQHALDADNAGVSPVGNSSNNSSHWDLGSAFFFAGTVITTIGYGNIAPSTEGGKIFCILYAIFGIPLFGFLLAGIGDQLGTIFGKSIARVEKVFRKKQVSQTKIRVISTILFILAGCVVFVTIPAVIFKYIEGWTALESIYFVVVTLTTVGFGDFVAGGNAGINYREWYKPLVWFWILVGLAYFAAVLSMIGDWLRVLSKKTKEEVGEIKAHAAEWKANVTAEFRETRRRLSVEIHDKLQRAATIRSMERRRLGLDQRAHSLDMLSPEKRSVFAALDAGRCKASSQESIDHRPNNLRLQASEPLQKRGQGASEDNIVNKLGSASRLTKRKNRDLRKALPEDVHRFYRTLRHYSLDEEKKEEDTDKGCSSGHSSTAVLTDCAQPPAGAGDSVGPADAKDAERDSSALLEARN